The following proteins come from a genomic window of Rhizobium sp. 007:
- a CDS encoding Gfo/Idh/MocA family oxidoreductase, whose protein sequence is MIRKEDRRLRVGVLGCGPIAQFAHLESCAKARNADLYAICDAAPDLLARMGATYEPQKMYADYDAMLADAELEAVIIATSDAYHVPMSIKALDAGKHVLCEKPTGLTIEEGQALADAVKRSGKVLQVGHMKRFDPALEAARDFVRDDIGEIFALKAWYCDSTHRYTNTDAVQPLPITSKFARKPAGNPKADLRQYFMLAHGSHLVDTARFLCGGIVAVRARLLERANAYCWFVETEFANGALGHLDLTVAVRMDWHEGFHLYGENGSVIAKTFNPWYLRASEVEIFHEKDATTRKPLGADGHFFRRQLEGLADTVLNGAPMRGADIQDGIASIRAMVAIARSVETGERVELATVTGSV, encoded by the coding sequence ATGATCCGCAAGGAAGACCGTCGGCTGCGTGTGGGCGTGCTCGGCTGCGGCCCGATCGCACAGTTCGCCCATCTCGAATCCTGCGCGAAGGCCAGGAATGCCGACCTTTATGCAATATGTGACGCAGCGCCCGACCTGCTTGCGCGCATGGGCGCGACATACGAGCCTCAGAAGATGTATGCCGATTATGACGCAATGCTTGCCGACGCGGAGCTCGAAGCCGTCATCATCGCCACATCAGACGCCTATCATGTGCCGATGTCGATCAAGGCGCTCGATGCTGGGAAACATGTGCTTTGCGAGAAGCCCACGGGTTTGACGATCGAGGAAGGCCAGGCGCTCGCCGACGCCGTCAAGCGATCCGGCAAAGTGCTGCAGGTCGGTCACATGAAGCGTTTCGACCCAGCGCTGGAGGCTGCACGGGATTTTGTCCGTGACGATATCGGCGAGATTTTCGCGCTGAAAGCCTGGTACTGCGACTCCACCCACCGCTACACAAATACCGACGCGGTCCAGCCACTGCCGATCACCAGCAAGTTCGCCAGAAAACCCGCCGGAAATCCCAAGGCTGACCTGCGCCAGTATTTCATGCTGGCGCATGGCTCGCATCTCGTCGATACCGCCCGTTTCCTGTGTGGCGGGATCGTCGCGGTCCGAGCCCGCCTTCTCGAGCGCGCCAACGCCTATTGCTGGTTCGTGGAAACCGAGTTCGCCAACGGCGCGCTCGGTCATCTCGATCTGACGGTCGCGGTGCGCATGGACTGGCATGAGGGCTTCCACCTCTATGGCGAAAATGGTTCAGTAATCGCCAAGACCTTCAATCCCTGGTACCTCAGGGCGAGTGAGGTCGAGATCTTCCACGAGAAGGACGCCACGACCCGCAAGCCGCTGGGAGCCGATGGGCACTTCTTCCGCAGGCAGCTGGAAGGGCTTGCCGATACCGTGCTGAACGGCGCACCGATGCGCGGTGCCGATATCCAGGACGGCATCGCCTCCATCCGCGCCATGGTCGCCATCGCCCGCTCGGTAGAAACGGGCGAACGTGTGGAACTCGCAACCGTCACGGGATCGGTCTGA
- a CDS encoding sugar phosphate isomerase/epimerase translates to MQLGIFAKTFPGTDPQRVLSAVRESGFATTQFNLACVGLPSMPDAVAPETIAAIRAASRETGVSLAALSGTYNMAHPDKSVRDMGSKQLKIVIETAAALQIPLVTLCTGSRNAQDQWMYHPDNALPSAWADMAAEMEKALGFAERHDIALGIEPEQANIVTSAADAVRLIGEMGSKRLRIVLDPANLFERASPAEVSDIVERAIDISAGHVTMAHAKDRHADGRFATAGQGIVDFPAFVDGLRVTGFDGPLVTHGLAAVEAPAVARFLSDLIR, encoded by the coding sequence ATGCAGCTCGGCATCTTTGCAAAGACCTTCCCCGGCACCGATCCCCAGCGAGTACTGTCAGCCGTGCGTGAAAGTGGCTTTGCGACGACACAGTTCAATCTCGCCTGTGTCGGCCTGCCGTCGATGCCGGATGCAGTGGCACCGGAAACGATTGCCGCGATCCGGGCGGCATCCAGAGAAACCGGTGTTTCGCTCGCGGCCCTTTCAGGCACATATAACATGGCCCACCCGGACAAATCCGTGCGGGATATGGGGTCTAAACAGCTCAAGATAGTGATCGAAACAGCAGCAGCCTTGCAGATCCCGCTGGTGACGCTTTGCACCGGCAGCCGCAATGCCCAGGATCAATGGATGTATCATCCGGACAATGCGCTTCCATCTGCCTGGGCCGATATGGCGGCCGAAATGGAAAAGGCGCTGGGGTTCGCCGAGCGGCACGACATCGCTCTTGGCATCGAGCCGGAACAAGCAAACATCGTCACGTCTGCCGCTGATGCAGTGCGGCTGATCGGAGAGATGGGTTCGAAGCGGCTGCGCATCGTGCTCGATCCGGCAAATCTCTTCGAGCGGGCGTCGCCAGCCGAAGTGTCCGACATCGTCGAAAGGGCGATCGATATCTCGGCTGGTCATGTGACGATGGCCCATGCGAAGGACCGCCATGCCGATGGCCGCTTCGCGACAGCGGGTCAGGGCATCGTCGATTTCCCTGCCTTTGTCGACGGTCTGCGCGTGACCGGTTTCGACGGTCCGCTCGTCACGCACGGCCTTGCGGCAGTGGAAGCACCCGCCGTCGCCAGATTCCTTTCGGATCTGATCCGATGA
- a CDS encoding sugar phosphate isomerase/epimerase, with product MSSKDLKVGCQTFTWEMLGKNWNGGPDELLEAIAEGGYAGIEITDTMIGHYADSPNDFAASLQKHGLTLVAFAMGSKSGFTVKEEIENDLRTTQRWIDFAAVFSGALVSIGSATVVSEGPRKAKFEIAAEFYNRAGELGKASGVDIALHPSSHHNTLLFDRADYDRIFSLIDKNLVGWVPDTGHILRGHGDVIDTLRTYQDRIRYLHLKDVDANGKWAMLGKGVCDTPAVIDIVAAGPRFNGWLVLEEESDTAAADPATAVRTNRETMRRYGA from the coding sequence ATGAGTAGCAAAGACCTGAAAGTTGGCTGCCAGACATTCACGTGGGAAATGCTTGGGAAAAACTGGAATGGCGGTCCGGACGAACTGCTGGAAGCCATTGCCGAGGGCGGCTATGCGGGCATCGAGATTACCGACACGATGATCGGCCACTACGCAGATAGTCCCAATGATTTCGCCGCGAGCCTTCAGAAACATGGCCTGACGCTGGTGGCTTTCGCGATGGGCTCGAAAAGCGGCTTTACCGTCAAGGAAGAGATCGAGAACGACCTCAGGACCACACAGCGCTGGATCGATTTCGCGGCCGTCTTTTCCGGCGCCCTCGTTTCGATCGGCTCGGCGACAGTGGTCTCCGAAGGACCACGGAAGGCGAAATTCGAGATCGCCGCGGAGTTCTACAATCGGGCTGGCGAACTGGGCAAAGCTTCGGGCGTGGATATCGCCCTGCATCCCAGTTCGCACCACAACACGCTTCTGTTCGACCGTGCCGATTATGACCGGATCTTCTCGCTTATCGACAAGAACCTGGTCGGCTGGGTGCCGGATACCGGCCATATCCTGCGCGGCCATGGGGATGTGATCGATACGCTGCGGACCTATCAGGACCGCATCCGCTATCTGCATCTGAAGGATGTCGATGCGAACGGCAAATGGGCCATGCTTGGCAAGGGGGTCTGCGATACGCCCGCCGTGATCGACATCGTCGCTGCGGGGCCGCGCTTCAATGGCTGGCTGGTACTGGAAGAGGAATCGGACACAGCCGCCGCTGACCCTGCGACTGCCGTCAGGACGAACCGTGAAACGATGCGCCGCTACGGCGCCTGA
- a CDS encoding Gfo/Idh/MocA family oxidoreductase: MKAYLGTRLGIGVVGCGNISMTYLRNAALFAGVELRVCADISSDMSALRAKEYGIRAMEVDALLADPEVDLVVNLTIPAVHFDVTMSALSAGKHVFTEKPLATSAAEGRKLVAEARSRGRLLGSAPDTFLGAAGRRARSLMDAGAIGRPVSGTAFMFGRGMEHWHPNPQFYYQPGGGPLFDMGPYYLTMLVNLLGPVKSVMAMATKGQEERLITADGPFKNTTFKVGTPTSVLSLLEFQSGATVNFGASWDVFRHSNHPIELHGTEGSLRLPDPDTFGGTVSLSERGAEWKNFKSEGELYGAPNWPYNAPDRANYRMLGVADLVRALGEGRAPRASGDLALHVLEIMEATLASSESRSAVAVAGTVARPPLLGEDEARSLLA, encoded by the coding sequence ATGAAAGCATATTTGGGAACCAGGCTGGGCATCGGCGTTGTCGGCTGCGGCAATATCTCGATGACATATCTGCGCAACGCTGCCCTGTTTGCCGGAGTCGAATTGAGGGTATGTGCCGACATCTCATCCGACATGTCGGCGCTGAGGGCGAAGGAATACGGCATCCGGGCAATGGAGGTCGATGCGCTGTTGGCCGACCCCGAAGTCGACCTTGTCGTGAACCTCACGATCCCGGCCGTCCATTTCGACGTTACGATGTCGGCGCTTTCTGCGGGCAAGCACGTCTTCACCGAAAAGCCGCTCGCCACGTCGGCTGCCGAGGGCCGCAAGCTTGTGGCCGAAGCCAGAAGTCGCGGTCGTTTGTTGGGTTCCGCTCCCGATACATTCCTCGGCGCTGCCGGCCGCCGTGCGCGAAGCCTGATGGATGCAGGTGCGATTGGCCGCCCGGTCAGCGGCACCGCCTTCATGTTTGGCCGCGGAATGGAGCATTGGCACCCCAATCCGCAATTCTACTATCAGCCCGGCGGCGGCCCGCTCTTTGACATGGGCCCCTATTATCTGACGATGCTCGTCAATCTGCTCGGCCCGGTGAAAAGCGTCATGGCGATGGCGACGAAAGGCCAAGAAGAGCGGTTGATCACCGCTGACGGCCCCTTCAAGAACACCACGTTCAAGGTCGGGACGCCGACCAGCGTGCTCTCGCTTCTCGAGTTTCAGTCGGGTGCGACGGTGAATTTCGGTGCGTCGTGGGATGTCTTTCGACACTCCAATCATCCGATCGAATTGCACGGCACGGAAGGTTCGTTGCGCCTGCCCGATCCTGATACCTTCGGCGGAACAGTTTCGCTTTCCGAGCGCGGTGCCGAATGGAAGAATTTCAAAAGCGAGGGGGAGCTGTATGGCGCGCCGAACTGGCCGTATAACGCTCCCGACCGCGCCAATTATCGCATGCTGGGCGTTGCCGATCTCGTCCGCGCGCTTGGCGAGGGCAGGGCGCCGCGCGCCTCCGGCGATTTAGCGCTTCATGTTCTCGAGATCATGGAAGCGACCCTGGCATCCAGCGAGAGCCGGAGCGCGGTCGCGGTTGCGGGCACAGTTGCGCGACCACCGTTGCTCGGCGAAGATGAGGCCCGCAGCCTGCTTGCTTGA
- a CDS encoding alpha/beta hydrolase — protein sequence MKHRVDPGAAHVLALGRAANQSPFELGTANEARAAYDAGCPTLQGDRELVAAIEDRTIVGTGGPIPLRIYRGVGAPIADAPALLYLHGGGWVVGTLESHDEICRWFANIGACIVFCPDYRLAPEHKFPAGLEDCVSALAHVVEQASWLGIDPDRIAVAGDSAGGNLAAVLSLLSRDGAARKISAQLLLYPNTDARQTADSYVRFSEGYGLTTSTMRWFRDHYVRDAADIVDWRVSPLIVDNVAGVPPAFIAIAGHDILADEGEAYARRLAEAGIPVILRRWQDQIHGFVSMGRHIPAARRAVEEAVAGWRSLVDHAD from the coding sequence ATGAAACATCGAGTGGATCCCGGCGCCGCGCATGTCCTGGCACTCGGTCGCGCCGCCAACCAGTCACCCTTTGAACTCGGGACAGCCAACGAGGCGCGCGCTGCCTATGACGCCGGTTGCCCGACATTGCAGGGCGATCGCGAACTGGTTGCCGCCATCGAGGACAGGACCATCGTTGGCACGGGCGGCCCGATCCCGCTCCGGATCTATCGCGGCGTGGGTGCTCCGATCGCGGACGCGCCGGCGCTTCTCTACCTTCATGGTGGCGGCTGGGTTGTCGGCACGCTTGAATCGCATGACGAGATTTGCCGGTGGTTTGCAAATATCGGTGCCTGTATTGTATTTTGCCCCGACTATCGGCTGGCGCCGGAGCACAAGTTCCCGGCGGGCTTGGAGGACTGCGTATCGGCTCTTGCCCATGTGGTGGAGCAGGCAAGTTGGCTTGGTATCGATCCTGACCGGATCGCGGTCGCGGGCGATAGCGCCGGCGGCAACCTGGCCGCTGTCTTATCACTTCTGTCGCGAGATGGCGCTGCGCGGAAAATCTCGGCGCAACTTCTGCTCTATCCCAACACCGATGCCCGACAGACAGCCGACAGCTATGTCAGGTTTTCGGAAGGATACGGTTTGACCACCTCGACGATGCGTTGGTTCCGGGATCATTACGTCCGCGATGCGGCTGATATCGTTGATTGGCGCGTCTCTCCCCTGATCGTCGACAATGTCGCGGGTGTGCCGCCGGCCTTCATCGCGATTGCGGGCCATGATATCCTCGCAGACGAAGGGGAGGCCTATGCCCGCCGGCTTGCCGAGGCGGGTATCCCCGTAATTCTGCGGCGTTGGCAGGATCAGATTCATGGCTTCGTTTCCATGGGGCGGCACATTCCGGCGGCGCGGCGGGCGGTGGAAGAGGCAGTTGCCGGATGGCGCAGCCTTGTCGATCACGCCGACTGA
- a CDS encoding PfkB family carbohydrate kinase — protein MTRNLQVLGFGALAIDDIIYVDRPLSAGKGKVINRTQDHGGNVATALVAVAKLGGRAGFIGWLNDQPLADVSARELERHGVDISFAPRRPDARPIRSVITVGPEGDRFIAYDDDVPHGTSEALADSTLAQAQVLLIDGYAVNADMVVARARKLGLAVVADIEWAIGPATERLVSLSNHLVLPLKFAQIYSCETDPRLILRKLWSDDRTAVVLTDGERGSYIMQTGDDVLWHVPAYKVKAVDTTGAGDCFHGAYAFALTQGKQPVACAVYATAAAAISVTGPGGRMALPDQSACLAWMAKDNAPVPRPIAPPD, from the coding sequence GTGACACGCAACCTTCAGGTTCTGGGCTTTGGGGCCCTGGCGATCGACGATATCATCTACGTCGACCGACCGCTGAGTGCCGGCAAAGGGAAGGTGATAAATCGCACTCAGGACCACGGCGGCAATGTAGCGACGGCCCTTGTTGCGGTCGCAAAGCTGGGAGGGCGGGCCGGTTTCATCGGCTGGTTGAATGATCAGCCCCTCGCCGATGTCAGCGCCCGCGAGCTTGAGCGGCACGGAGTCGATATATCCTTTGCGCCGCGTCGCCCAGATGCCAGGCCCATACGTTCGGTGATCACGGTCGGACCTGAAGGCGACAGGTTTATCGCCTATGACGATGATGTGCCGCACGGAACCTCCGAGGCGCTGGCCGATAGCACCCTTGCGCAAGCCCAGGTGCTTTTGATCGACGGCTATGCCGTCAACGCCGATATGGTTGTTGCGCGCGCCCGTAAGCTGGGCTTGGCGGTGGTGGCAGACATTGAATGGGCGATCGGGCCGGCAACCGAACGATTAGTGAGCTTATCCAATCACCTGGTATTGCCATTGAAATTTGCGCAGATTTATTCTTGTGAAACCGACCCGAGGTTGATCCTGCGCAAGCTGTGGTCTGATGACCGGACAGCAGTCGTTCTGACCGACGGCGAACGAGGATCTTATATCATGCAGACGGGAGATGACGTTTTGTGGCATGTCCCGGCCTATAAGGTCAAAGCGGTCGACACGACCGGCGCCGGAGATTGCTTTCACGGCGCCTATGCCTTTGCCCTTACACAGGGAAAGCAGCCTGTCGCCTGCGCCGTTTACGCAACTGCCGCAGCGGCGATTTCCGTGACCGGCCCGGGTGGCCGTATGGCTCTGCCGGATCAAAGCGCCTGTCTCGCGTGGATGGCGAAGGATAATGCGCCCGTGCCCAGACCGATTGCGCCGCCAGACTGA
- a CDS encoding alpha/beta hydrolase, translating into MKTHITFRRDDTDLSIHDCGTGSALVFQHGLGGSEAQVAQALPQGLDWRRITTECRGHGSSTLGTRRPFSIAMFAADVVAAADEKGIGRFIAGGISLGAAIALHLAKTHPERVKGLILVRPAWSFARAPDNLAPIREIAALLRSRSLADGQALFAKSATAQHLRVEAPDNLASLLGYFERPDASAFADVLGDIASDGTGVSQEDAANLAIPALVLGNRQDAIHPLAVAQLMADTLPNAHFLEVPAKAAATEAHFAAVRTVILQFLNTEFKHRSVAHL; encoded by the coding sequence ATGAAGACGCACATCACCTTCAGACGAGACGATACCGACCTTTCAATCCACGACTGCGGGACAGGCAGCGCCTTGGTCTTTCAACACGGGCTCGGAGGCAGCGAGGCGCAGGTCGCACAGGCTCTCCCTCAGGGACTCGACTGGCGGCGGATCACCACTGAGTGCCGCGGGCATGGCAGCTCGACGCTTGGCACGCGACGCCCCTTCTCGATTGCGATGTTTGCAGCCGACGTCGTCGCCGCTGCAGACGAAAAGGGGATAGGCCGGTTCATCGCCGGCGGCATCTCCCTGGGCGCAGCCATCGCGCTGCATTTGGCAAAAACACATCCCGAACGCGTCAAGGGCCTCATCCTGGTACGCCCGGCCTGGTCGTTTGCCCGCGCCCCCGACAACCTCGCACCGATCCGCGAGATCGCGGCATTGCTTCGATCCCGTTCGCTTGCCGATGGGCAGGCGCTTTTTGCAAAGTCGGCGACGGCGCAACATCTGCGTGTGGAAGCGCCGGACAATCTTGCTTCCCTGCTCGGCTATTTCGAACGCCCGGATGCCTCAGCCTTCGCTGACGTGCTGGGCGACATCGCTTCGGATGGAACCGGCGTTTCGCAAGAGGACGCGGCAAATCTCGCTATTCCCGCCCTCGTCCTCGGCAACCGGCAGGATGCCATTCACCCTCTCGCCGTCGCACAATTGATGGCTGACACGCTTCCAAATGCGCATTTCCTCGAAGTGCCTGCGAAGGCGGCGGCGACCGAAGCTCATTTCGCCGCGGTCCGAACAGTCATTCTGCAATTCCTCAACACAGAATTCAAACATCGGAGCGTTGCTCACCTATGA
- a CDS encoding DeoR/GlpR family DNA-binding transcription regulator — MLAEQRRHQIMLELQRTGQARTSQLAENFGVSEVTIRSDLEILDAKKLLIKTHGGAIALPASSPAAAFEERMNRNFDAKRRIAQMAARQIIDNQSVVFDSGSTLLQVAMQMPPVNNVVVATTAMNIAQHLMYRPGLDVHMIGGRVFPSTVSTIVSDSDKAVGGLVAHQAFLSAHAIDHSFDVVDVSEDIARTKRNLVRMARRVILVADSSKWDIGASSKAFSLSRVDLIITDTGMPHGIRSRLDKLGVEVRYV; from the coding sequence ATGCTTGCAGAACAACGGCGACATCAGATTATGCTGGAACTTCAGCGGACCGGCCAAGCGCGCACCAGCCAGCTGGCGGAAAATTTCGGCGTATCCGAAGTGACCATCCGATCCGACCTGGAAATTCTGGATGCCAAGAAGCTGCTCATCAAGACACATGGCGGTGCGATAGCTTTGCCGGCCAGTTCGCCCGCGGCAGCCTTCGAAGAACGTATGAACCGCAATTTCGATGCCAAACGACGCATCGCTCAGATGGCGGCACGCCAGATCATCGACAACCAGTCCGTGGTGTTTGACAGCGGCTCGACGCTGCTGCAGGTGGCCATGCAAATGCCGCCGGTCAACAATGTCGTGGTGGCCACAACCGCCATGAATATTGCGCAGCATCTGATGTATCGGCCAGGCTTGGACGTGCACATGATAGGCGGTCGAGTCTTTCCCAGCACTGTCAGCACGATTGTCTCGGATTCAGACAAGGCCGTGGGCGGTCTCGTTGCCCACCAGGCGTTTCTCAGCGCTCATGCAATCGATCACTCATTCGATGTCGTCGATGTCTCGGAAGACATTGCACGGACCAAACGAAATCTGGTGCGCATGGCGAGGCGCGTGATCCTTGTGGCGGATTCCAGCAAGTGGGATATTGGCGCCTCATCCAAGGCATTTTCGCTTTCACGGGTCGATTTGATTATTACCGATACGGGCATGCCGCATGGGATTCGCAGTCGATTGGACAAGCTGGGAGTCGAAGTGCGCTATGTATAG
- a CDS encoding class I fructose-bisphosphate aldolase, with protein sequence MGLGTKIRLSRLFSHPSGHLFGGAVDHFVGYGNVREGGLADLPGALKRVMAGEPDYISIQPGAARHLWPAYAGKAALVIQAGCFTPDDRIRQLIATPEDAVRYGADALAVAIPVRGNTEGEYIRWLTDTVNAAARFEMPVVAHVYPRDYSDGGKIVFTPDEIAYAVRIGFETGVDVIKVGYTGDFASFQETVATCPVPIVIAGGPKADNLLGALTQTSDALRAGAKGAVVGRNLWGHGDTTMAARAFKLVIHGGMAPQEALAAAGG encoded by the coding sequence ATGGGCCTTGGAACCAAAATTCGCCTGTCACGGCTGTTTTCTCATCCGTCGGGGCATTTATTCGGTGGCGCCGTCGACCACTTCGTTGGCTATGGCAACGTCCGCGAGGGCGGTCTTGCGGATCTGCCGGGCGCCCTGAAGCGGGTGATGGCTGGAGAGCCGGACTATATCAGCATTCAGCCGGGGGCGGCGCGTCACTTGTGGCCGGCCTATGCCGGCAAGGCGGCGCTGGTTATTCAAGCCGGCTGCTTTACGCCGGACGATCGAATCCGTCAGTTGATCGCGACCCCTGAGGATGCGGTGCGCTACGGTGCCGATGCTTTGGCCGTTGCCATTCCGGTGCGCGGCAATACCGAAGGCGAATACATTCGCTGGCTTACCGATACGGTCAACGCCGCTGCTCGCTTTGAAATGCCGGTCGTTGCGCATGTCTATCCCCGCGACTATTCAGACGGCGGCAAGATCGTATTCACCCCCGACGAAATCGCCTATGCCGTGCGGATAGGGTTTGAAACCGGCGTCGACGTGATCAAGGTCGGATACACCGGGGACTTCGCTTCATTCCAAGAGACTGTCGCCACTTGCCCAGTTCCCATCGTTATCGCGGGCGGTCCGAAGGCGGATAATCTGCTCGGAGCCCTGACACAGACCTCCGATGCCTTGCGCGCGGGGGCAAAGGGTGCAGTGGTGGGGCGAAACCTTTGGGGGCACGGCGACACGACGATGGCGGCGCGCGCCTTCAAGCTGGTCATTCACGGTGGTATGGCGCCGCAAGAGGCGCTCGCGGCCGCGGGCGGTTGA
- a CDS encoding ribulose-phosphate 3-epimerase codes for MTAKSLSGGAIAALPRHRLLGEFSLWSADLANMERDLHRIEPYVDLHHIDVADARFTPGFLFFPDFVARIAKLTAKPIHVHLMVEAEIVEEQTRQFIEAGADLVSVHAETGEAGLRAVELARQLGAEAGVVLRLETSVAEAEPFLAKVAFFTLLGTSIGVKGQSLSDKACDRLREARSLIKRVGREKAIVLAADGGIREQTVPLLRAAGAETVVLGSLAFGDKDLPGRIAWLHALETQP; via the coding sequence ATGACGGCGAAATCTCTCTCGGGCGGCGCCATCGCCGCATTGCCCCGGCACAGACTGCTCGGCGAGTTTTCGCTCTGGTCCGCAGATCTTGCCAACATGGAGCGCGACCTTCACCGCATCGAGCCTTATGTCGATCTTCACCATATCGACGTTGCCGACGCGCGCTTCACGCCCGGCTTCCTGTTCTTTCCCGATTTCGTCGCCCGCATTGCCAAGCTGACGGCAAAACCTATTCATGTGCATCTGATGGTCGAGGCCGAGATTGTCGAGGAGCAAACACGCCAGTTCATCGAGGCGGGTGCCGATCTCGTTAGTGTTCATGCCGAGACCGGCGAAGCCGGTTTGCGCGCGGTCGAACTCGCAAGACAGCTTGGGGCCGAAGCCGGCGTCGTACTGCGGCTGGAAACTTCGGTCGCCGAGGCAGAACCGTTCCTCGCTAAGGTCGCCTTCTTCACGCTGCTCGGGACCTCGATCGGCGTCAAGGGACAAAGCCTTTCGGACAAAGCCTGCGACCGACTGCGCGAAGCGCGGTCGTTGATCAAGCGTGTCGGACGCGAAAAGGCGATTGTTCTTGCGGCAGACGGCGGCATTCGTGAACAGACCGTTCCACTGTTGCGGGCAGCTGGGGCGGAGACGGTCGTGCTCGGATCGCTGGCGTTCGGCGACAAGGATCTGCCGGGCCGTATCGCTTGGCTGCATGCTTTGGAGACCCAGCCCTGA
- a CDS encoding LacI family DNA-binding transcriptional regulator: protein MDKMTIKTMDDFARSCGVSRPTLSRYFDSPSSVKPMTRKRIEDALSASDYRPNLYARNLNRKRTRNIGILVPVITDPFYAEMVNRLELLVRGEGYWPIVISSHGLPDLEAEAVNTLLSLKAAGAIIAPLGLASEPGIFEKLRESIPIVYFDTFIEGNTPFIGNNNAQSVATIVDYLCRSGEPPTYFDIPHVNHNSGERLASYIATMESLGFEPVVFGDTESYSWNFEHMGYEQTDALITAGTLPGTTILCANDRLAFGAMAAAHARGLRVGRRSDSDLRIAAHDDHPLSRYTCPPLTTMAQDFTAMARSSVDTLLSMLDESDDSAQVIARKIIFDGTLVMRQSA from the coding sequence ATGGATAAGATGACGATCAAAACCATGGACGATTTCGCACGGTCCTGCGGCGTTTCTCGTCCAACGCTTTCGAGGTATTTCGATAGCCCGAGCAGCGTAAAGCCGATGACGCGCAAACGCATCGAGGACGCGCTGTCGGCATCCGACTACCGTCCCAATCTCTATGCCCGCAACCTCAATCGCAAGAGGACGCGGAACATTGGCATTCTCGTGCCTGTCATAACGGATCCATTCTATGCCGAAATGGTCAACCGTCTGGAATTACTCGTTCGCGGCGAAGGTTACTGGCCAATCGTAATCTCGTCCCACGGCTTGCCAGATCTTGAAGCCGAGGCTGTGAACACGCTGTTGTCATTGAAGGCTGCTGGCGCGATCATCGCACCTCTAGGCCTCGCTTCCGAGCCTGGCATCTTCGAAAAACTTCGGGAGAGCATTCCCATTGTCTACTTCGATACGTTCATCGAAGGCAACACGCCGTTCATTGGCAACAACAACGCCCAAAGCGTTGCGACAATTGTCGACTATCTTTGTCGATCGGGCGAGCCGCCTACATATTTCGACATTCCGCATGTCAATCACAATTCCGGGGAGCGGCTGGCAAGCTATATCGCCACGATGGAGTCGCTCGGATTTGAACCGGTCGTGTTTGGCGACACTGAGAGTTACAGCTGGAATTTCGAACATATGGGGTATGAGCAGACCGATGCACTGATCACGGCTGGTACGCTCCCGGGCACGACAATTCTTTGCGCGAACGATCGCCTCGCCTTCGGCGCGATGGCAGCCGCCCATGCGCGCGGCCTACGCGTCGGCCGCAGGAGCGATAGTGATCTTCGCATCGCCGCCCATGACGACCACCCCCTCAGCCGCTATACTTGCCCGCCATTGACGACAATGGCACAGGACTTCACGGCCATGGCGCGCAGCAGCGTCGACACGCTGCTTTCCATGCTGGACGAATCCGATGATTCCGCACAGGTCATTGCCCGAAAAATCATATTCGACGGTACATTGGTGATGCGTCAGTCGGCGTGA